TCTGTTTGTCAATATCTGGTTTGATGACAAACCTGTCGATGATAGCTTGAATGTTGTACTCTACCTGTTCGTCTAGCTCAATCTCTTCGCTGAGGTCGTGCAAATCACCATTAATCCGAACCCTGCGGCACCCCTTCAGACGGACATCATCAAAGAGGTAGGGATAATCTTCACCGTAGATCTTAAAGACCGGGGCATAGATTTCGAGTTCCGTGCCTTCAGGTAATGACAGTATACGCTCCATCAATTGGTAAGGGGTTCGGGTTGGAACTTCAGCGTTGCAATAAGGGCAGTGAGAGATCCCAATCGTGGCGAATAACATCCGCATATAGTCGTAGAGATCGGTCATCGTGCCCACGGTCGAACGCGGATTCATGGTAATTGTCTTCTGTTCAATCGAAACAACGGGGGACAATCCATCAACAAAGTCAACATCCGGCTTCTTTAACTGTGCGACGAAGCGTTTGGCATAGGTAGACATCGACTCTAGGAAACGACGTTGTCCTTCGGCATAAACCGTTTCAAACGCAAGCGACGATTTTCCAGAACCACTAAGCCCCGTGACAGCCACCAATTTATTTCGGGGGATTTCGATGTTTATGTCCCGTAGGTTGTTTTCCCTCGCCCCTCTTATGCTGATTGTCTCTCTCATCCATGTCTCCTTTGCGTGAAATGCGAAAGCTGACGATCCTTCATCTGTTGATTGACTTACCTCTGCTTATGCTATGAATGCCAAAATTGTTATNNNNNNNNNNNNNNNNNNNNNNNNNNNNNNNNNNNNNNNNNNNNNNNNNNNNNNNNNNNNNNNNNNNNNNNNNNNNNNNNNNNNNNNNNNNNNNNNNNNNNNNNNNNNNNNNNNNNNNNNNNNNNNNNNNNNNNNNNNNNNNNNNNNNNNNNNNNNNNNNNNNNNNNNNNNNNNNNNNNNNNNNNNNNNNNNNNNNNNNNNNNNNNNNNNNNNNNNNNNNNNNNNNNNNNNNNNNNNNNATTCTTCAGTCTCAAAACCGCCGTTTTTCAATATACTAGGACTTACGCAGCGCGTTCGTAAGTCCCCCTGATAAGGGGGATTTCGGGGGTTAAAAATTAAAAATCTACTCCCGTGTGCCAAATTTGTGTAAGCCCTATATACTATACATAGCATAAGTATATCACTTCTTTATGGACTGTTCAAGGGAAATCTCACGTTAAAAATCAGATCTGCCCGAATCGCTCGATCACCTCAGTGTGTGAAGCGGTGCCCGTTGTCCCAATTTTAGTAACGGTAACCGATGCGACAAGGTTTCCGACCTGCGCCGCTTCAAGGTAGCTAGAGCCACCGCAAAGTGTCGCAATAATCGCTGCAGAAACGCTATCCCCCGCTCCCACCGGATCGAGCTCTTGGTCAAGTGGGATACCCGGTACATGTTCGACCTGTCCGTTGTGAAATACCAAGATGCCCTTCGGACCAACGGTTACAAAAAGTGGCTTTCCCGTCTGCTCCATCAGGATCTGCCCACATCGCTTTACTTCCTCTATATCGACTTCTCCATCAGTCCAATCCGGATCGACTGCGCGTTTCGCCTCAAATCGGTTCGGTTTGATAATGACATGACGGTACTTTCCGATCCGTGTCCGAGAATCCACAAAAAAGATTTTGTCGGGAAACTCTACAGCAAGTTGGCAGATTTCTGATCGCACCCGATCTGTTACCACTCCCCAATTATCATGTGGCATCTGATCTCCAACAATGATCCCCTCCACTTGTAGCACACATTCACGCAGCGCGCGAATCACTCTATCCTCCACTTCAGACCGCATCATAGATTGATTCTCTATATCAAATCGGGGGCCTTCCGTTTCAATCCCTTCATAGCCGCGATGGATGGGTTTAAGATAGGTGGGGGTAAACCGATCCGGAGCAGTAATCATAAAATCTGTGATGCTGCCATTGGCTTCTAACCGGTCGAGCAAGGTGCTGCCAAACCCATCCTCGCCAATCACTCCTAACGTGTAAATTTCCCCGACCTCTAGCGCGGCAAGGTTGTTGGTAACAGTCCCCGCCGCACCTGGACTGTAGCGTTGCTCGACGACAGGGTTCGTATGCCAAGGAGTCTCTAGCGACAGGGTTGATTTCGTTTTATCAACTATCCAATAGGCGTCGAGATAAAAATCCCCGACAACCATAATCTTCCGTTCTCGAAAACCTTCTAGGATTGTTTGTAGACGCATTTCATCCATGAAATCTCCTTCTGTGACGGTTAATGTCCATCCGTATCCTACATACCATTTTTGCATTGACGAACGCTTTTAGCCCGTGTTACGATTGAGTTCACTTCTGATAGCAGAAAGATATTTGCCTACTTTAGCAGGTTTTCACTGTGAGTTCAAGAGGTATAAAAATGGTTGCTAATGTTGCCCATCGGGGTGCATCAGGAAACTACCCCGAAAATACACTGCTCGCTTTTCAGCGGGCGTTAGAAATTGGCGTTGATGAGATAGAGCTCGATCTTTACCTGACAAAGGATGACCATCTAATCGTCATGCACGATTCAACCGTGGATCGGACAACTGACGGCACGGGTGCGATTTCGGAACTCACGTTGACCGAAATCAAAGCCCTTGATGCCGGAGGGGTGTTTGGTGAACAGTTTCGGGGCGAACGTGTGCCGACATGGGAAGAAACCTTGGAGCTCGTGCAGGGGAAGGTGGAGCTTAATGTTCATCTCAAGGAAGGCGGTAATCCAGACGGACACTATGAACGCAAGGTCGCAAAGGCGTTGAATGACTTTCACATGGTAGAGGATTCCATTCTGACATGCAGCGATGCAAGCGTTGGAATTTTCGCTGATATTGACTTACGGATCGAATGTCGGATCTTTCGTGCGAATCGTACCCCAGAGGAATATATCCGTAAATCGGTAGAGATGGGACTTCGGACGATGCAGCCCGGACGGGACATTACGACTCAGGAGTTTGTTCAAAAGGCACATGCCGCGGGACGAATTGTGCACGTCTTCTACGCGGATACCCCCGAAGATATGCAGGCTTACATTGAAATCGGTGTTGACGGGATTCTGACGAACTATCCAGAACGACTGAAAGCAATTCTCACGGAAACTGCGTAAAAGAAGTTATGGTGAATCATAGAAATAAGGAGACGTTCACCAATAACTTTCCTTTGTGAAGTTTCAAAAGTCCCCCTGATAAGGGGGATTTAGGGGGTTGGTTGTGCATTGAAGGTGTATAAGTAATTGTAGAATTCACCAAAAGTCAGAACTTAGAATTGTCAACTATCCTTCTTTCGACCGACTCCACCGCTAGCTGCACCAACATATCAACATCCAGTGCTGCCTCCGCCTCTTGAACCGCTTCAAGCGATGCGTTGGTCGCTGGATGTTCAGGAACAAAGAGCGAGCAACAGTCATCATGAGGGATCGTCGAAATTTCAAAGGTCCCGATCTGCTCCGCCAAGTCCATAATCTCCGCTTTATCGTCGCCAATCAGTGGACGCAAAATAGGAATCTCCGCAACCTCCTCAATCACGCGAAGGTTGCCCAGCGTTTGCGAGGCGACCTGCCCGAGACTTTCGCCGGTGACGAGGCACGCCGCTTTTGCAGCGGCTGCAATCTGCTGCGCAATACGTACCATCATTCGGCGGTAGAGGATGACCCGAAACGGCGCAGGGGTCCGAGTTACAATTTCCTGTTGAACTTCTGCGAATGGGACAAGGAAAATCTGTGTCCGATAGTTCCATGTCGCCAAGATCTCAGCAAGTTCCTCTACTTTCTCAAGCGATGCTCTGTCTGTGTAGGGATAGCTGTAAAAATGTATGAAGAGTGCCTTGACACCGCGTTTCATCATCCGCCAAGCGGCAACCGGCGAATCGATCCCGCCAGAGAGCATGACGAGGACTTTCCCGCTCGCACCCACTGGCAGCCCGCCAACCCCTCGAAGTTTTTCCACATAAATGTATGCTGCTTCGTCGACAATTTCAATGTTGCAGCGCAAGTCAGGCGTGTACATATCTGCTGATGCGCCGGTCGCGCCGAGCAGATGCGCCCCCACCGCCGCACTTATTTCAGGCGAAGTCAGCGGAAAACGTTTGTTTGCCCGTTTCGTTTCAACTTTAAGCGTCTTGAACTGCTGATCTTTGACGAGCTCCAATGCCGCATCTTGAATAGCATCAATCGTTAGTTCCGCGGCAGCGACCAGTTCAAAATGAGCTATTCCCATGACCCTGCCCAACCGCTCTTGGACTGCTGCAACATCCGCTTCGGGTTGCAGCATCACTAGAATGCGTCCGTATATGCGCCGCACCTCGGCGCATCCCATGCCCTTCAATGACAGCCTTATATTCTGAGCGAGTTTCTTTTCAAAATATGAGCGGTTCCCGAAATAGCTTTTCCATAACCCTTATCGAAGTCCTATCATTTCATTATGTATCCCAGCCCTGCTGTTTGATTATCTGTTGGAGTTCACTTTCCAAAGCAGCAAAGGCAGATAATGCACGCAAGGGGGAAAAATCCTGAATGAACTCAGTAACACGACGGGCATATTCACTCACCGGAAACCCGCTTAAACGCCGTCCTTTGAGGTTACTTGCTTGCTTGAGACGCTCATGCAGTACCGTTTTCGGATCTGGCAAGTCCTCTAGCCGACTAATTGCAGGCAGATATAGCGATTGGCGATTAGAAGAGTTTCCAGCTGCATGATTGATGGCTGGTTCATCAAACAGTAACCACGCTTCCTGCATACGAACTGGCACAACACAAATCCTTGGCGGAACGGAGATAACAACGCTTTGGATTGCTGTCGTAATTTCGCTGACACGGTTCTCCCGTGGTTCTCTTTCGGCATCTCGATGAACAAACAAGAGATCACAAGGATAGAGCTCGAGACCCCAGTGAATTTTATCTTCTAATCGCCTTCGCTTTTGGTGGGGAATCCTGTTCAAGTCTGCCCATGCAGATTGAATGGCATACGCCACACCATTCTCTCTCAATAACCAGGTAAGAATCGGGATTAATGCAATATCTGAACTACCATCTGTCACTAGGGTATACCGTAGCTCTGTCATTCTGGACCACTATAATCAAAAAGTAAGAGTTGGAGACTGTCTATAACTCGTTGGGGTTTTTTCAGCTTTGGTTTCGGTGACGAGTCTATTGGCTCAGTAGACTCCGAGTCTATCGGTTCAGTAGACCCTAGGTAAGCCAACAACTGACCTTTGGCTACAGATTGAACGTCCGGCAGAGCTTTTGCCCGCCATGTATTGGGTAACCAGCTAAAGCGCACCCCCTTAAATCGCTGATTATTCTGTACCATCTCTCTCAAGTCTGCAATCAAAAGCATATTGGGGAATGTGTATTAACAATTACCTGACATAGTGGGTTATCCGGTCCAACAGGGTGCCCCACATCGGTGGCGATGTCCTGAAGTAGCCGCAAAATCGAGGGAATTCGTGCTGGATGAATACCGTTTTCCGGTTCCTCCATGCAGATGAGACCACTCGCTTGTGGGTCTAATTCTAAAATTGATAGTCCTAGAAAGCGTAACGTTCCATCAGAAAGCGAGCGCCCTGGGTGAATTGTACCGCTATGGTCTTTGACTTCCAAAGTGAGTAGCTCACGTCGTTCATCTCGATCAATCCCGACCGAAGCAACATCGTCAATCAGTTCTGATAGCCGAGCGGCGACCCGATCATATATCTGCTGCCCGTTAGAGGTTGGATTTGTGTTTTCTTGAGACCGTGCCAGTCCAAATAAGGTCGCTGGCAAGTGAGAGCCATCGCTACCT
This genomic window from Candidatus Poribacteria bacterium contains:
- a CDS encoding carbohydrate kinase, whose protein sequence is MDEMRLQTILEGFRERKIMVVGDFYLDAYWIVDKTKSTLSLETPWHTNPVVEQRYSPGAAGTVTNNLAALEVGEIYTLGVIGEDGFGSTLLDRLEANGSITDFMITAPDRFTPTYLKPIHRGYEGIETEGPRFDIENQSMMRSEVEDRVIRALRECVLQVEGIIVGDQMPHDNWGVVTDRVRSEICQLAVEFPDKIFFVDSRTRIGKYRHVIIKPNRFEAKRAVDPDWTDGEVDIEEVKRCGQILMEQTGKPLFVTVGPKGILVFHNGQVEHVPGIPLDQELDPVGAGDSVSAAIIATLCGGSSYLEAAQVGNLVASVTVTKIGTTGTASHTEVIERFGQI
- the thiI gene encoding tRNA 4-thiouridine(8) synthase ThiI encodes the protein MRLSLKGMGCAEVRRIYGRILVMLQPEADVAAVQERLGRVMGIAHFELVAAAELTIDAIQDAALELVKDQQFKTLKVETKRANKRFPLTSPEISAAVGAHLLGATGASADMYTPDLRCNIEIVDEAAYIYVEKLRGVGGLPVGASGKVLVMLSGGIDSPVAAWRMMKRGVKALFIHFYSYPYTDRASLEKVEELAEILATWNYRTQIFLVPFAEVQQEIVTRTPAPFRVILYRRMMVRIAQQIAAAAKAACLVTGESLGQVASQTLGNLRVIEEVAEIPILRPLIGDDKAEIMDLAEQIGTFEISTIPHDDCCSLFVPEHPATNASLEAVQEAEAALDVDMLVQLAVESVERRIVDNSKF
- a CDS encoding glycerophosphodiester phosphodiesterase, which translates into the protein MVANVAHRGASGNYPENTLLAFQRALEIGVDEIELDLYLTKDDHLIVMHDSTVDRTTDGTGAISELTLTEIKALDAGGVFGEQFRGERVPTWEETLELVQGKVELNVHLKEGGNPDGHYERKVAKALNDFHMVEDSILTCSDASVGIFADIDLRIECRIFRANRTPEEYIRKSVEMGLRTMQPGRDITTQEFVQKAHAAGRIVHVFYADTPEDMQAYIEIGVDGILTNYPERLKAILTETA